Proteins encoded together in one Candidatus Eisenbacteria bacterium window:
- a CDS encoding alcohol dehydrogenase catalytic domain-containing protein, producing MATMRAAFARGPGKLVVEETERPTPGAGDVILRIGACGICGSDLHWYHDQMMIPQVCPGHEIAGTVAMAGSGVTSLKEGDRVSVEGIASCGECRHCITGNYHFCTRIGIVGMTIPGGYAEYLKIPARHCFAVVDMDFATAALSEPLGVAVHGVRISGLEIGQRVLVLGAGTIGLMAIVAARAGGAGEILVTARRPQQKKAALALGADRVFDDTDEGALMAFAADNPVDLVVESVGGSATTLDTAVATCRPGGSICLLGVYTKAVAFPAIFTVIKELTIKGSFVYNRTASRADFDVVVDLLRRHGDRLGSTMVTHRYPLAKVDEAFKTAADKTSGSIKVSITGS from the coding sequence ATGGCGACCATGCGTGCAGCGTTCGCCCGCGGGCCGGGCAAGCTCGTCGTCGAGGAGACCGAGCGGCCGACGCCCGGCGCCGGCGACGTGATCCTCAGGATCGGCGCCTGCGGGATCTGCGGCTCGGATCTCCACTGGTACCACGATCAGATGATGATCCCGCAGGTGTGTCCGGGCCACGAGATCGCCGGCACGGTCGCGATGGCGGGCTCGGGCGTCACGTCCCTCAAGGAAGGCGACCGCGTCTCGGTCGAGGGCATCGCGTCGTGCGGCGAGTGCCGCCACTGCATCACCGGCAACTACCACTTCTGCACGCGCATCGGGATCGTCGGCATGACGATTCCGGGTGGCTACGCGGAGTATCTGAAGATCCCGGCGCGGCACTGCTTCGCCGTCGTCGACATGGACTTCGCGACGGCGGCGCTCTCCGAGCCGCTCGGCGTCGCGGTGCACGGCGTCCGCATCTCGGGGCTCGAGATCGGGCAGCGCGTGCTCGTGCTCGGCGCGGGGACGATCGGTCTCATGGCGATCGTCGCGGCCCGCGCCGGCGGCGCCGGCGAGATCCTGGTGACCGCGCGGCGCCCGCAGCAGAAGAAGGCCGCGCTCGCGCTCGGCGCCGATCGCGTCTTCGACGACACGGACGAGGGTGCCCTCATGGCGTTCGCAGCCGACAACCCGGTCGACCTCGTCGTCGAGTCGGTCGGCGGCAGCGCGACCACGCTCGACACGGCCGTCGCGACGTGTCGGCCGGGCGGCTCGATCTGTCTTCTCGGCGTCTACACCAAGGCGGTGGCCTTCCCGGCCATCTTCACGGTGATCAAGGAGCTCACGATCAAGGGCTCGTTCGTTTACAACCGCACCGCGAGCCGCGCCGACTTCGACGTCGTCGTGGATCTCCTGCGGCGGCACGGCGATCGTCTCGGCTCGACCATGGTGACGCATCGCTACCCGCTCGCGAAGGTCGACGAGGCGTTCAAGACCGCCGCCGACAAGACGAGCGGCTCGATCAAGGTCTCGATCACCGGGAGTTGA
- a CDS encoding lysophospholipid acyltransferase family protein: MPRSAPAAETSTIAQEEVDARGLRVAFSPHLFRGMMVSMAAAAIAIHRATGSRQLAWSFAKGRARDLEWMLGVRTTMHGLEHVEHGGPFIYAPNHQSHLDILALLGHLPGATRFAAKRELWRHAIVGGVLDTLGMIPIDRDASEQSIQILNRAAHEDASSIVIFPEGTRSRDGRLRDFKKGAFVLAVATGLPIVPVCCRGTRRLMPRGSQLTVVPGDVDIFIEPPIPTTGLGYDDRDALAARVRDAIMRNHTGW, encoded by the coding sequence ATGCCTCGGTCCGCGCCTGCCGCCGAAACGTCGACCATTGCGCAGGAGGAGGTGGACGCGAGGGGGCTTCGGGTCGCGTTCTCGCCGCATCTCTTCCGCGGGATGATGGTGAGCATGGCGGCGGCGGCGATCGCGATCCACCGCGCGACGGGGAGCCGGCAGCTCGCGTGGTCGTTCGCGAAGGGACGCGCGCGTGATCTCGAGTGGATGCTCGGCGTGCGCACGACCATGCACGGGCTCGAGCACGTGGAGCACGGCGGGCCGTTCATCTACGCACCGAACCACCAGAGCCATCTCGACATCCTGGCGCTCCTGGGACACCTCCCCGGCGCGACGCGCTTCGCGGCCAAGCGCGAGCTCTGGCGCCACGCGATCGTGGGCGGCGTGCTCGACACGCTCGGCATGATCCCCATCGATCGCGACGCGAGCGAGCAGTCGATCCAGATCCTGAATCGCGCGGCGCACGAGGACGCCTCGTCGATCGTGATCTTCCCCGAGGGGACGCGCAGCCGCGACGGCCGCCTGCGCGACTTCAAGAAAGGCGCGTTCGTGCTCGCGGTCGCGACCGGGCTACCGATCGTGCCCGTGTGCTGCCGCGGCACGCGGCGGCTCATGCCGCGCGGGAGCCAGCTCACCGTCGTGCCGGGCGACGTCGACATCTTCATCGAGCCGCCGATTCCGACGACGGGGCTCGGCTACGACGATCGCGACGCGCTCGCCGCGCGCGTGCGCGACGCGATCATGCGCAATCACACGGGGTGGTGA